The Populus trichocarpa isolate Nisqually-1 chromosome 2, P.trichocarpa_v4.1, whole genome shotgun sequence genome has a window encoding:
- the LOC7479997 gene encoding photosystem II reaction center W protein, chloroplastic produces the protein MATITASTATSSIVRAALAHRPSVGVSSSHVLGLPAIAKKGKVSCSMEGKPTVEEEKSKGMSASLMAAVCAATISSPALALVDERMSTEGTGLPFGLSNNLLVWILLGVFAFIWSLYFVYTSSLDEDEDSGMSL, from the exons atggCCACCATCACTGCTAGTACCGCTACATCATCAATCGTTCGTGCAGCCCTTGCACACAGGCCGTCTGTAGGAGTCTCTTCCTCACATGTTCTTG GCTTGCCCGCAATAGCAAAGAAGGGAAAAGTGAGCTGCTCCATGGAGGGAAAGCCTACTGTGGAGGAGGAAAAAAGCAAGGGAATGAGTGCATCATTGATGGCAGCTGTGTGTGCTGCAACCATATCAAGTCCAGCCTTGGCCCTGGTGGATGAGAGAATGTCCACCGAAGGAACAGGACTTCCCTTTGGTTTGAGCAACAACCTTCTTGTTTGGATCCTGTTGGGTGTGTTTGCTTTCATCTGGTCTCTCTACTTTGTCTACACATCCTCCCTCGACGAGGATGAGGACTCAGGAATGTCCCTCTAA
- the LOC18096140 gene encoding uncharacterized protein LOC18096140, whose amino-acid sequence MKKFRRWHWILTLSVLYLTVLAPILIVSVGREELISDLSNLGYPIQRSTDKKVKQMKDYVFRGKTYLSMWPPGSNYRLVKELRPELSIPFRFGRNARNISYQFKKRNKTE is encoded by the exons atgaaaaaattccGACGGTGGCACTGGATTTTGACACTCTCTGTGCTCTATTTAACTGTGCTGGCTCCCATCCTTATCGTTTCtgtag GGCGGGAAGAATTGATTTCGGATTTGTCAAATTTG GGGTATCCAATTCAGAGATCCACAGATAAGAAGGTAAAGCAGATGAAAGATTATGTGTTTAGAGGGAAGACATACTTGAGCATGTGGCCACCAGGCAGTAACTATCGCTTAGTAAAAGAGTTGAGACCAgagttgtcaattccgttccgtttcgGCCGGAATGCCCGGAACATCTCGTACCAGTtcaaaaaacgaaacaaaacgGAATAA
- the LOC7471998 gene encoding uncharacterized protein LOC7471998 isoform X2: protein MFYLSLIEHKMLLPPRLLNLPLQDAIKEELQNIFLDKVISKLGLCISIYDIRKIDGGFISPGEGASTYTVEFRMIVFRPFVGEIISAKLKESTADGLHLSLGFFDDINIPAGLIQKPSRHVPDPENRYKVLWVWEFNGEEFFVDGIDEIRFKVISVTYPPTPIEQQGEPFAPMVIIFCRDRLMVMV from the exons atgttctATCTGAGCTTGATAGAGCACAAGATGCTATTGCCTCCTCGTCTTCTGAATCTTCCTCTCCAAGATGCTATCAAGGAAGAGCTTCAAAATATCTTCTTGGATAAG GTTATATCAAAGCTGGGACTTTGTATTTCAATCTATGACATCAGAAAAATTGATGGTGGCTTTATATCTCCCGGTGAAGGTGCTTCAACCTATACG GTGGAGTTTAGAATGATTGTTTTTCGTCCTTTTGTGGGAGAGATTATATCTGCGAAACTTAAAGAATCCACTGCAGATGGTTTGCACT TGTCACTTGGATTTTTTGATGATATTAACATACCAGCTGGTCTTATACAAAAACCATCCCGTCATGTTCCAGACCCAGAGAATAG GTATAAGGTCCTATGGGTGTGGGAATTTAATGGCGAAGAGTTTTTTGTAGATGGCATTGATGAG ATAAGGTTTAAAGTTATCAGTGTAACATATCCCCCAACTCCTATTGAGCAACAAGGGGAGCCATTTGCACCGATGGTGATTATA TTTTGCAGGGATCGATTGATGGTGATGGTTTAG
- the LOC112326495 gene encoding ATP-dependent kinase-like protein notR', translating into MSGEVEERVISLCTILDHGVGDPEEDGYLCEPSAYKVVIAEGNYILLEDGAWKDVSSMFDEKWFIDVDIDTERQIVLKRHISKGMGSFSVFTGYCSYSSTRERKESLVILILCCLTGKPPDVSKWRAA; encoded by the exons ATGTCTGGAGAAGTTGAGGAAAGAG TGATCAGTTTATGCACCATCTTGGATCATGGTGTTGGAGATCCAGAAGAAGATGGATATCTTTGTGAGCCTTCAG CATATAAAGTGGTCATAGCTGAAGGAAATTATATATTGTTGGAAGATGGGGCTTGGAAGGATGTGTCTTCAATGTTTGATGAGAAGTG gtttATTGATGTGGACATTGATACAGAAAGGCAGATAGTTTTAAAGAGACACATTTCAAAAGGCATGGGCTCATTTTCTGTTTTTACTGGTTACTGCTCCTACAGTTCTACTagggaaaggaaagaaagtcTTGTGATTTTAATTCTATGTTGTCTAACAGGAAAGCCTCCAGATGTTTCAAAATGGCGG GCTGCATAA
- the LOC7471998 gene encoding uncharacterized protein LOC7471998 isoform X1, with protein MFYLSLIEHKMLLPPRLLNLPLQDAIKEELQNIFLDKVISKLGLCISIYDIRKIDGGFISPGEGASTYTVEFRMIVFRPFVGEIISAKLKESTADGLHLSLGFFDDINIPAGLIQKPSRHVPDPENRYKVLWVWEFNGEEFFVDGIDEIRFKVISVTYPPTPIEQQGEPFAPMVIIGSIDGDGLGPVSWWQ; from the exons atgttctATCTGAGCTTGATAGAGCACAAGATGCTATTGCCTCCTCGTCTTCTGAATCTTCCTCTCCAAGATGCTATCAAGGAAGAGCTTCAAAATATCTTCTTGGATAAG GTTATATCAAAGCTGGGACTTTGTATTTCAATCTATGACATCAGAAAAATTGATGGTGGCTTTATATCTCCCGGTGAAGGTGCTTCAACCTATACG GTGGAGTTTAGAATGATTGTTTTTCGTCCTTTTGTGGGAGAGATTATATCTGCGAAACTTAAAGAATCCACTGCAGATGGTTTGCACT TGTCACTTGGATTTTTTGATGATATTAACATACCAGCTGGTCTTATACAAAAACCATCCCGTCATGTTCCAGACCCAGAGAATAG GTATAAGGTCCTATGGGTGTGGGAATTTAATGGCGAAGAGTTTTTTGTAGATGGCATTGATGAG ATAAGGTTTAAAGTTATCAGTGTAACATATCCCCCAACTCCTATTGAGCAACAAGGGGAGCCATTTGCACCGATGGTGATTATA GGATCGATTGATGGTGATGGTTTAGGTCCAGTTTCGTGGTGGCAGTGA